The Haliotis asinina isolate JCU_RB_2024 chromosome 2, JCU_Hal_asi_v2, whole genome shotgun sequence genomic interval ATGTTTGAGGCCGAAGTTGGCTGTAAGTTGCAGAAAGTGTTCTGTGATGTGGCGGGAATATTGTGCAAGTGGcattaaaactcactcactcactcactcactcactcactcactctcccatccacgcaaatccactcactcacccatccactcactcactcactccagatgaGTTTCAGATCTGTTATGACCAAACAATCAACAGTTGTCTGTTCTTTgactggcattctagaagttgggtagatgaagTATGAGGACCTCTTTATTCTGAATGGGCAACATTTCAACATGGTTTTTAATCTTGTTGTTTCGACATGGAATACATTTTAATGTCATTGTTGGGTGATGACATCACCTGCTTGGCAACAACATTataatcaatgtcaaaaggttgCCTGCCAAGTTGCATATCCAGAAAAGTAGTCCTCAACAGATTTCACGTTTTCCTCTTTGCAGAATAATGTCATTTAACCGGTCAAACGACGGTTGGGGTGACCATTCACGGTCCAAGAAGAGGAGGTTTGACCGGAACCGTGGACGAGGCTACTACGGAGGCAGGAGGAATGATTACTATGCGCAGAATGGTAGATAGTTTCAATATTCAAGTACTTCCTAGTCATTTAAAGTGGgcacgtgaaggtcccgggatagaataggccttcagcaacccatgctgccataaaaggcgtctatgcttgttgtaagaggcatctaacaggatcaggtggtcaggctagctgacttggttgacacatgtcatcggttcccagttgtgcagatcaatgctcatgttgttgatcactggattgtctgactcgattatttacacaccgccgccatatagctggaatattgctgagtgctgcgtaaaactcaactcaactcactcactcactcactcatttaaagtGACCCTTATTTCCAAAGTGAAGTTCATGGCGAATGGGCCAGTGTTTGTAATAAGGTACTTCATTTTGCCAGTTGACTCTCAGGGCCTGCTGCTGCCTGCAGGTGTTTGAATCTACATCAAAGTCTATGCCTTGAATGAagtctgcaggcccattttgtcAAATCAATAAAGACTGTTTAGTTTCCCACTGTTTCTAAAAAATCAATTAGCAAAGCCCATTATATATTTGTTAATGattggtgttgacattcctacgCATGAAGCGCTGTAAAAAAAATACCAAGAATCAAAGCTGTAAGTTATCATAACATAAGGATCATGGATCATTCCCGAACATTCATAAGGGAAAAATGGTTAAGATTCCACTTTCTAGTCATGCATCATGTCATGCATCATTTCTAGTCATGCATCATGACAATGCATTACTTTTGCCCTGGAAGGGGCACATTATTTGTTCACAGTTTACCTTGAAAGCATGTCTTTGGAATGGTTTATCAGCAGTGTGTTGATTCTGTTTGTTGTGATTAGATGCTATATTAATATTATATGTATTAAGGTGGAATAGTAATGGTATTGACAGTTTTTTCTAAAAATTTCAGTTAATTTTTTGCTTTCCTCAGCTAAACGGtctgtttcttttttcaaagaCCATTTGACGGAACAAGTCCAAGGTTGGATGCAGTGGGTGGGGTCAGCAGGTTCCCCCCCAGGGTTCATGTCGGACCCTAGTGGCGGATGGGGACACCAAGGGTACCAGCCTGATGGTGGGTACTGGAGCCATCCAGGCGGCTCACAGCCATACTATCCACCATACAATGAAGAATCTGAACCTGCTATTTTAACAGTGGCTGAAAGACTGGAAAGGTTGGGTGAATATCTCCGAAGGTATCACAGCAATAATGATGTTCAGGTGATTGAGAAGGGAGTTACTGCCAGCCGTTCAGGCCTCCGAGCTGATTACAGCCATGAAGTTGTCCACAAAGTGGGCAAGAAGTACATATTCACCGGATGTCTCAAACTCAATAAAGTGTTCATAGCCCGCAGTGTAGGGGGAGACAAGCAAAGAACAAAACAGTCAACTTACAGAAAGGCCATCAACATCATCCGCAACAAATCCATCCGACACATACTGGGTCTGAGAGATGTTGGTATACAGATTCTGAAAATTGATGCCAAATCCTTCTTCAAAAAAGATGAAGAGTATGATGACCCAGGTGCTATTGCTCTGAAGAGGTTCATTTCAATCGAGAAAGGAGAGATGCAGGTTGACATCCCCGAAGGAACATCCATAGACCAAGTGCTCAAGCTGGAGCTGACAGATGATGAGGTAAAGGAGAAGCTGGCAGCTGTGGTTTCCTACTGCCTTGAGACACCACGACATCCTAATGCCTCACTCATGCACTTGTTGGATCGGAATGTGTTCCGTATTGGGTTGGAGCCCAAATGTGTTGTTAAGTTCCTTGAACCAGACGAGAACCGACCAGCTGAGGAGAATGTTATTTGTGACTACTACCTGCAGAAGGTTCTGATTGGAACAGGGAAGGGGGAGACTCGGGCAAATGCACATGCTGAAGCCTACGAGAATGCCTACCATAAacttacaaccatgacaggTGAGGAGATCTTTGATGCAGGCAAGCCAGCGCCAGAAGAAGAGCTGAAAGTAGCCAAAACTGAAGTGTGGGCAAAATCGAGAACAGAAGGTGTAGAGTCAAATATTGGCCGCTTAAAACTACTCAGACGAGATCCCATACAGAGAAACAAAGAATGGAACGAAATGGTTATTGTGGAGACACATGATTGGTCCTTCAATCGCAGAAAAAATGCATACAGTATCTTGATGATGAGTGCGATGTGGAATGGGATGCTTCTGGAGTGGAAGATTGAACCAGACGAGAAGGGATACAGGTAAATACTGATGATACAGTGTGTGGGGGGGGATACAGGTAAATACTAATGATGCAGTATGAGAGAAGGGTACAGGTAAAAATTGATGCAGTATGTGTTGCAGCATACCGGTAAATACTGATTATGCAGTATGTGTGGGGGATGCAGGTAAATACTCATGATGCAGTATGTGTGGAGGATACAGGTAAATACTGATGCAGTACCTTATGTGATATGTTAGTTACAACAAGTGATGATGTAGAGTGTGTTatatgcatgcgtgcgtgtcagtgagtgatagagtgagagagagagtgacatTAGTTAAGACAAATGATGATGTAAAGTGTTGTGGTACTTTATTAACTAGTACTGTACCTTCTTTTCCAAGGCATGGACAGAGATTGTCTGTAAAAAATTTTCACGTTTTGAATACAAATAACCAACCTCTAGCTTTGCTAATATTCCTGTTATCACCAAATCAGTCATAATGGAAGAGTTGTATGTCTTACAACTGTAGATGATTATTGTCATGGAGGTGAACATGTGTAAAGCAAGGAAGGAATTTTGATTCAACATTCAAACCACCCAAAGGTGTTTAACAGCATGATGGCAGTCCTCACAAGTTTGATTGTAGATATATTCCTGAAAATATGTGAAGCATTCTGCTAGTGATCCATGAAGGCACAACATGGCATTAATCCAGATAGAGTCCTCAGTCAACACCGGCAGTGTATAAAATAAGCCAAAAATCCAGCCAGACATTGGAgttggtaacttcaaaatgttgccAGCCTCAAAGGATTTAACCAAACCAGATGACCagatatggtgaatttactcCAATATTTGGAACACCAAAAAATTTTATCAGACCGTCCGGGTGGTCGAGTGTGTATTTAGTCCATCCATCAGAAATGTAGCCTTTCTTTGGCGGTCATTATTTCATGCACTACTGATAGGGATACCAGCATGACTGTACTTGATTGATGAGGTGTGTGCTGATGTGTTTATGTACATGGGCATTGTTCCAGATGTGAGATGATCCTGCAGCAGACGAAGGTCGGAGAGGCCGTTGCTGGGGACCAACACACAGTCCGCACTCTAGCTGCTGCAGATGCTCTCTTCAAGTTTTATGAGACTCAGACAGTGCTCAAGGTTTGTATGTTCATTGCTGTCATTTGAATTTGAGCAGTTCTAAATCAGTTAGGTTTGATTTACAAATTCATGATGTAATTACGTCAACATGCAGACTGAAATCATTACTgtagaaacaaaacaactaGTATCTGAAAATGTGAAATGCAATGTATTTTCTACTCTTTCAGGTACGATCAACAAAGGAGTGCAATGACATTGTGGTGACAGCAGATGACATTGTTAAAAAGGGTGAGGAACTAAAGGCAGCGAGTGGAGATACTGGAACAGACGACTACATCATTGTCACCCGGAAGAGGTACTTCCGGGATGACCCAGATGATGATgaggaagatgaggaagacATCCCTGCACCACCTCTTAAAACTGCAAGGAAGGCTGCACCAAATGTGGCTGAGGAAGAAGCTGAGGTCAAGTCATCAACTTCAGGAGATCCTTCTGGAAACACTTCGGAAGATCCTTCAGAAGATCCTACTGGAAACCCTTCTGAAGCTCCTTCAGGAGATCCTTCTGGAAACACTTCTGGAGATCCTTCAGGAGATCCTTCTGCAAACACTTCTGGAGATCCTTCAGGAGATCCTTCTGTGTCAGGAGCACCTGAAGGTGCTATTACTTCAGATGTTAAAGGCAGTGATGCAAATAAAGAAAGTAATGGTGATGAAAGCAAGGCTGAGGATGATAAGGAAGGTGATGACGATAAGGGTGAGGAAGGGGGCAAGGATGAAGATGGTGGTGCTGAGGAGGAAGAACTTCCTAACAGATGCCGAATCAACAAGTGGCATAGGGATGCCATTGAGAAGGTCATGCTGGACTACAAACAGATGGACACCCTTCGGGATTTGCGCTTTGTGTATGGGTTTGAGCAGGGTGACTGGGATCAGATTAAGTACCTTGCCAAGAGAACAGGCTTGAAAATTATGCAGAAGAAGATCAAGGATCGTTTCTTGAAGCTGTACCGCAAGAACACCCCAGATCAGATGGTGGAGATTCTTGTCAAGCTTGGCGAACCCAGTGGCAGATATGAACTTGTTCCTAGGGAAGGGCTGCCATGTCATGCCGACATAGAGGATATGCTGAATTTTGGAAAGGCTTAAAGGCCATCATTGAGACTCAACAATCATCTCTCATTGGTTTTCATACTGGCCTGTTTGTACCTAACTGCACAGATAGTGTTGCAGTTTGAATGAAACATTGATTTTTATGTGACAACAGGAAATCAACCTCACTTGAaaaatttgaaatgactttGTATATTTCCAGACATTCATCTGTTCATTTAGTTCCAAAAGCCCACCATGTGTCATGGTCAGCTAGTTCATGTATATGCTAACCTGTGTCAGTGGGAAATCGTCTTGTAGCATTATACTCTCCAAAACACATCTATTAGAAATAGCCTTTGGACATATGAATGAGAATAGACTGTTCCCTTCAACATCCTGTACAACTATAACACATTTGGCAGCTTTGTTACATTGTTTGCTGAAGAAACCTCCCCATAGGAGAATGAGTTCTCCTTGACATCGGTGTTCAGCATGAAGCATAAACATCAAGGGTTTCTTGCTGTAAACCCAGAAATGCCTTCATTATGATTATTTTACGTACATATTGAGTGTTCCCTACGACCTCTGACTTCAGATAAAGGCACATCCTTTGATGGTTGGTACTTTCTCCTCCTGAGAAATGAACATTAACTAACAAGTGTAAATTCTGTTGTAGATTTCAAGACCAATAATATTTGCTTTATTAACCACATAATGATATATTCAGGAATGTTTTGAAGAACACGAAAAATTATGTCTTGTGTTTGAATTTATCCCTGCTACAGGTTGAGATGTTATGAAAGAGGGAATATCTGGCCATAATTGCCAAAGGTCGAGTTAAGTCACAATGATTCCTGACCTTGGAATATTGGGCCAACGTGGTTGGTAGGTATGTGGTTGGgtatacaatgtatgtatgAGAGGTCCAGATTGTGACCATGTTCTGTCTTTGGGTTGTGTTGTGCTAGATGGCAGTGGTGAGGATTTTACAGTTGTATTGTCTTTtcatggttaccatggttactgattattgtgaaatgaatgagtgtgtgtcaGGATCTGTTTGCAAAAGGCGAAAATAATGGGTTTAGGTTCACTAACTTATTTATATATCTAGTTTGGCCTACCAGGACTGTCTTTGGTAAAATTTCAGCTTTTGAATGCATTACTTGAAGTGGTGTCCTGAATTATGAACAAtatagttttagttttattaaTATTTACAAACGATTTGTTGCATTATTTTTTCTTTGCATACTTTTTATCCCAAAGTtaagttgtcatggaaacctgtGATGTCATTCAATGAAATATTGGATCATGACATTACATCATTGATGTTATATATTGAGTGACGTTATGGCTGTCTCACAGTGCTCATTACAATTTCTGATAATGGTATGATCTGAATTTTATTCAGATTTCCTTCATGTTTATATGGAGGCAActgggtagcctagaggttaaacaTTTGCAAAGACACAGGTTAGATTCCTGAGATTCCTTTTAGTATTGCTTAAAGAGacagaaaaataaactcactcactgatgtgtATGTGGTTTTCAaaactgtttcatttgaaacatctggATCAGATCTGTTCCAAAATGAATTGTTTAGTCATCGGCAACACCCACAGATGAAAGACATGAAACGCTGTGCAGATATTTAACGTTTGAAACCTCCATACTCTGCCTGCTAACACAATTGGATATTTGGAAAAATATGTTGTCATTGCTTCTCCCATTATGCAACTTTATCAtgagagttgtttccctttgtTAGAGTTCTTCATTCCTGCTGTACAACCTTAAGAGCTGTGCACACACAAAATGGGTGACAGACGCACTCCCCACCTCCCTCATCCCTGTGACAGCCATGCTGTTATTGCTAGAGCTGTgttgatatatatcatacagATCATTAACTAATTACAGACATGACTGAGTAATAATGCTGAAAGGTCTGAAAGAAAGgaatatatatcatttgtgAGTGGTGACATGCTTTGCATGGACTACTAACAAAACAGCATAGTTACCATAACTTATATGAATACTGTCCTAGATTTCTACATTGTGCAAGAAAATTAAACTTGTTTCTGTCAGAGAAATATTGTATGATATTATCAATTACTAGTTTTCAGTCAATAATCATCAATGATTTTAGCCAACCCTAGTTGCAGAATCACAATCATCAACTACTAGCATCTTCCGTTCCTTGTCCACATGGTACAGGCTTCTCTGTTTAAGTCAATCATTCTTTCCAATAAAGACTTAGTCTCGATGATCAGGTCTGTTACTTGGGCCTGTTCCACAAAGCCATTTTAGTTGTAAGGTGAgtgtaactcccatgctttaacatgCACCAGCATCACAGTGCTGAGCTCACTTTGTGGGCACCAACACCACAACACCTCACATCAgtccagtgtgtgaaatagtttccaaattttgctggCGATTCAggctagctatgcctaaaaGTTACTAGCCCATTTCACTGGCCCTAAACATTAATGCAGACACAGGTTTCGTCgttaagctgctaatatgattAACAGTTGTATCAGGTCATAATCtagcatgatttaaaagtgaaTTATAACTTAAGAAGTCAGGGAGAGTGATACATTTATAAAATGACCCCATGGAAATTCACTAGTTAGTCTGTCCAGTGATTATGGAGATAGACTGGCCCGAcaggatttttactagccatgtGCAAGCGGGCCTGTGGgtattttgcacactgcatcAGTCCCCCATGTAAATTCATGTGTGTATTGGGGACAGGAGTTGCATCAGTTACCCTGGATTTGTTACTTGTTTCACAAATTTCACCACCTGATGATAGGAAAAAACTTGTTGATGAACATATTTTCACTTCTTGATGGAATGTTATTTCAatgaggccagaccaattttatttctggttttacagatctgccagctgtattttttcatgaatgagAAAAATTGTATATATTGATTTTCCCCGCTCAAAAACTGAATTGTATTGTCCACAAATGTAAAACTACACACTTCATAATtttccaaaagtaaaatacttttagtatttagatggaatattactttgattggtaATTTTATATTTGTCCCCTCCTGTCTGTAGGTTTTCTgagacaaaaatctgtaaaacaagaaatgaaattggtctggcctgagAAACAAATTAAAGTATATTGTGGGAGAGAGGAATTAGTCCTGAAATGTTGCTTTTGAAATTTCTTTATTCCAACCAACTGACCACTTGGAACAAATGTACTTCTTGTATGACAGAACTTACTGATTTGTGGAGAAAAGTCTgataacaagtacaagaagctATCGGATCCAAACTGGAGAGCAGATGGTGTTTCTATCTTGCTGGGACCATTATTGCCTATTTCAACCCAGTTCAACTTCTCTATGTGTGTCCATGTtgatattgttttcaaattttgtgaGTAAATTCTTTTAAATGAGATTGTATTAGTTGTTGTAATCCAGTTGTTGTACAGAAAACACATTCGCGTTAGTCAAATATTTGGCTGAATTTATGATCACATTAACTTTAATCTGAAATAAAACATCCAATGGAAGCCATGTTTCTGTGGTTTTAGTTCGTGAAAATTCAAGACTTGGCATCTGGTTGgttgtttcattgtttaacgccattctcagcaatattccagcggcaGTCTGTGAAAAACCAAGTCTAgtcctgacaatccagtgatcaacattctGAGCTTTGTTCTATGCATTTTGGAttactgacatgtgtcaagcaagtcaatgagcctgacaacccaatcctgttagtaaGACATTTTGACTAAAACCTGaaacatttttatgaaatatattactTTACTTCTGTCATCTGATGAGCCACATTTCGGtatgcagagttgcatcccttggatGAATCAGGTTTGCCAGATAATGTTTGTATGTTCGCCTGTGCTTGCTCATAGGTCATAGGTAAAGGTGGTAAAGACCCAAATCATTCTAAAATTTAATCTGCATCTTGCTGACTCGGTGACTCTGTCATGTGACCTGAATACAAAAATGGAAGTGGCCAGTCTGACTTTAGAAAATACCTAGAGGAcacactggtttgtttgttggtttgtgtaACAGTGTACTCAACAATTTGCTAGCTCTACAATGGTGGTCTAAATAATTGTCAATACTATTCAGTCctatccgtgaaggtcctggttagaatactggccttccgtagcccatgtttgtcataagggATGACAAACCAgagcaggtggtcaggctcgctgacttggttgacacatcattggttcccagttgcacagatcggtgcttatgctgttgatcactggattgcctggtccagacacgattcgTTACGTGAAAGTGTCACCATGGATGTGAAATGGGCTTGCAACGACAATTACACAGCAACGTCAGGGTCCTGCATGTATGGTTGTGTGAACTCGTCTGCGTTAATGTCGGTTTTATAATGGGAACTAATCAAACGGGCGGAAGACAACAGGGCCGAAAAGTGCCAAGTCAAAAGGGCTGTTGGAAAAGTCATAAGGGCCGTGACAAAAGCCAAAAGGTTCTTATTCCTAGTCATATGGACCAACAGAAAAAAGGTTAGAAAGGTTTTCCATTATTTATTGACGCATATGGCACTGAAACACATAATGTCATCGTAACATTAATAGAATGGTAATGGCATACTAATGGTCATGCAGTTTTCAAGTAATGGCAATACATATAGTTCATACTTTACTTCATTAACACAAGTTCTTCTAATTAACTAGAATAATTTACGCAAGTTCTTTTtatcataaaaggcgactatgcttgttagAAGCAACTAACGGACGGGGTATGACATGAAGCACGTTTCGGATGgctttgacattttgaatgttccatacacaAACCACAACCGTGCCATGGATAACAGATAATTTATTGCCTGTCAGTGACTAACAAGAGACGCATCTGTCCCTGACCTGGCAGATTTAAACAGGTTTGTGTCGCAGTTTTCTGCATCTATAACAAGAAGGTTGGCTGATCTAATTATGAATCAGTTCGATTCGTcaacatctccaaataaaaatTCAAGAAGTATTTACAATTTAACTACTTCTAATTAGGAATCGATCAGTCGGGTGTACTGCTCGCCTGAGCTTTTACTTGGACTGAAACAAGTTTGCCCACCTCTGCTTTGGGTAGAGTCGATACGAATGTCAGACGTTCATTTCTGATGCACTCCATACTCCACTGATGTTGCAAATTTACAAATTAACGTTGTACAACTTCCTTGCTGGCTACTGTCGGTCTGTCTAAGGTAGACTCAAAACTTATGATGCCTAAACAAGTGTATTTATTGTGATTACAGATGTAATGTGTACGTGTCTGctatataacaaaacaaaaaagcccTGTCCTGTACGGACATCCATATTTGTGACAAGTAACAAGTGTAATATAATAAGTGCAATATAATAATTAGAATAACTGACTAAGTAGTTAACTGAGAAAAAGTATTCTTTTCCTCAAAAGATGGGCTTAAAACTTATTAAATTTAACTTGTTTTCATGCACAAATGGTTTGTTACTCAATCTGTATTTGTTGACCGTAAGGCAATATAGAGCATAGAATCCTGTCTGGAGGTCTATTGCAGTAGATAagaagtcctacgtaggagatacgaAGTTctgcgtaggagatattaagaaTGAATTACGTCCATCGTAGCAGGGAGCCTATGtagagagggagaagaaactcctcgaaaagtaCGTATGTCTCGCCTCGTCACGTGACCAATgtagacaatatggcggcgaCTTAGtattaagattgagcccggtttattttcaacagctgattacattcgctgagtgttgtagcAACTGAAAACCTATATGTAGAAggtaggttaactattttgtcacttcagtttaattAAGTCAAATAGTTATTATTAGGGTCAGTAttgggacagtagatttgtagttacGTTtgaagtcggtatgttatagctcactggcttccattttCGATTCACCGAGAAGATAGGCTAAATTAAGTCgacaaaaacttctttcacactttcgtttaatttttagaagggaaacatacctttagttggaGGGTATTTGCAAGTAgttgtgatagttttatgacttgaAAAAATGATTACACCGTATTTGAGTTGTGTGAaacatatgacatatcgccgatctgttctgtttcgccactgaaatactacacgacgttgtttgagtgttcctactgctagacacatattagatgatcctgcgcactaaacgcatttgtgacaagagaggcggtacaacgaattgggcgagtaaacttggttgctacaggtagcttgacgattatgcacgggcaatacatgctaaccgtgacatga includes:
- the LOC137273845 gene encoding uncharacterized protein, translating into MSFNRSNDGWGDHSRSKKRRFDRNRGRGYYGGRRNDYYAQNDHLTEQVQGWMQWVGSAGSPPGFMSDPSGGWGHQGYQPDGGYWSHPGGSQPYYPPYNEESEPAILTVAERLERLGEYLRRYHSNNDVQVIEKGVTASRSGLRADYSHEVVHKVGKKYIFTGCLKLNKVFIARSVGGDKQRTKQSTYRKAINIIRNKSIRHILGLRDVGIQILKIDAKSFFKKDEEYDDPGAIALKRFISIEKGEMQVDIPEGTSIDQVLKLELTDDEVKEKLAAVVSYCLETPRHPNASLMHLLDRNVFRIGLEPKCVVKFLEPDENRPAEENVICDYYLQKVLIGTGKGETRANAHAEAYENAYHKLTTMTGEEIFDAGKPAPEEELKVAKTEVWAKSRTEGVESNIGRLKLLRRDPIQRNKEWNEMVIVETHDWSFNRRKNAYSILMMSAMWNGMLLEWKIEPDEKGYRCEMILQQTKVGEAVAGDQHTVRTLAAADALFKFYETQTVLKVRSTKECNDIVVTADDIVKKGEELKAASGDTGTDDYIIVTRKRYFRDDPDDDEEDEEDIPAPPLKTARKAAPNVAEEEAEVKSSTSGDPSGNTSEDPSEDPTGNPSEAPSGDPSGNTSGDPSGDPSANTSGDPSGDPSVSGAPEGAITSDVKGSDANKESNGDESKAEDDKEGDDDKGEEGGKDEDGGAEEEELPNRCRINKWHRDAIEKVMLDYKQMDTLRDLRFVYGFEQGDWDQIKYLAKRTGLKIMQKKIKDRFLKLYRKNTPDQMVEILVKLGEPSGRYELVPREGLPCHADIEDMLNFGKA